ATTCCGCGAAGCCATCCTGTCGACCAAACGTCGCCTCATTCCTCTGCGCATGCGTGACGACGGAAGCCGATATGCGTTCAACCTCGCCGATCTCGAACGGCAAGTTGACAAGAACACCCGCATATTCGTGCTCTGCAACCCGCAGAACCCGACAGGTCGGGTCTTCGACCGCACCGAATTGCAGTCGATTGCGCGCTTCGCGCTCGAGCACGACTTGATCGTGATCTCCGACGAGATTCACTCCGATCTCGTCTATCCAGGTCACCGGCACACGCCATTTGCGACGCTTGGCGCCGACATCGCCGCCCGCACAGTGACGCTGAACTCGGCCACCAAAAGCTTCAACATTCCGGGACTCCGCAGCGCCCTGGTTGCCTTCGGTTCCGACGAGTTACAGGCCCGCTTTCATCGGCGTATCCCACAAAAACTGACTGGGCAGAGCAACATTATCGGCATCGACGCGACGATCGCGGCCTGGAATGAGTGCAACGGCTGGCTCGACGCAGCGATGGCTCACCTCTTAAAGGCGCGCAATCGCGTCGCGCACGTTCTCGCCACGGAAGCGCCCGCCATTCACGTCCATGTACCGGAGGCCACTTATCTGGCATGGCTCGACTGCAGCGGCATCGCGATGCCAACGTCGGCCTTCCAGTTCTTTCTCGACCGGGCACGGATCGGCTTCAGCGCCGGCGAAACCTTCGATCCCGACTGCAGCCAATTCGTTCGTTTCAACTTTGCGACGTCAATGCCGATACTCGATCAGATTCTCGACCGTCTCGTCAGCGCCGTGAAATCGACACGCGGCCTTCCACCGGCACGGGCAGCCGCCCAATGACCTAACCGCCTTTGCTTCATATCAAGCGTCTCACGAGCAACACCCGCTGACCCTCCCACCATAGAATGGAGGACACCACACATTCATGCCGTGCTCAAAATCGCGGGGCCTCAAAACTCAACGCGGGCGCGGAGGCCATCGTTGATCCGGCGGCCTTGGACGCGTGATCATGCAGCGCGCCTCCGGCGTCAGCGTCGGCGTTCCAGACGCTGATGCCGTGCGCTGTTCCCCGTCAAGGCGCTCCTCCTATTGTCATGCTGGCCCGCTACATCGTCGACCAACGGACTCCGGTAGCGATCGCCGGAATCGCACAGGATCATCACGAGTGCCCCGCTTTTGCCAGCTGCAGCCATCTCCGTCAGAATCGTGAATGCTGCCAATAGAGCTCGTGAAATGACCTTGAACTCACGATCTTGTGGATCGGGATTGAACCGTACAATGCGTCTTTGAAACTGAGCGTAAGGAGCTAAACTTCGTGCTGAAGAGGGTGGCAAGCGTCAACCCGCGCATCTCAGCACATCCATCAGTGTTAGTTCAGATTAGCAACCGACCTAGAATCTGCCCTTCGAGGGCGGCGATTTCCGCAGACCCTCGTTGGCGCGGACGCGGCAGATCGACCGGAACATCTAGAGAGATGCGCCCCTCCTCCAGCACGATGACGCGATCAGCCAACGCGATCGCCTCGGCCACATCATGGGTCACCAGGATTGCTGTAAAACCCTGATCGCGCCAAACCCCTTCCAGCAGCTGCTGCATGGTGATCCGCGTCAATGCATCGAGTGCACCGAGCGGCTCGTCGAACGCCAGCACCTGCGGATTGCTGACCAGCGCGCGCGCCAAGGCAACGCGTTGCTTCTGTCCGCCCGACAGAGTCGCAGGCCAATGGGCGGCCTTGTCGGTCAGTCGGACGTCAGCGAGCGCACGCTCGGCACGCGCCTTCGCATCGCTCCGCTTGCGGGCGACGCCAAGCCCTACCTCAACGTTCGATAGCACGCGCGCCCAAGGCAGCAGGCGCGGCTCCTGGAACATCACGCGCACATTCGCTCGCGCACCGGCCTCCTGTCCGAACGCGATGCTGCCGGATTGGGGATTGTCCAGACCTGCGATCAAGCGCAGCAGCGTGCTCTTGCCACAGCCGCTGCGGCCGACAATCGCCACGAACTGACCGGCGGGAATGTGCAGGTCCACGCCTCGCAGCACCTGATTGTCGCCGAACGCTTTGCGAAGACCGCGGATCGTCAGCGTCAGACCGTGAAGATCAGCGCGCGATTGAGGCTGCGCCTCCGCGATCCTAGTCGCCCCCTCGCGCAGAGGTATGTGCGGGGCCAATGCTGTTGCGATCTGACGCGATCCCATGCCGAGCCTCACTGTTTCTGGAAGGCTGGATGCCAGGCAAGCGTCAGGCGCTCCAGCAGCCGCGACACGCTGTCGGCCAGCTTGCCGAGCAGCGCATAGATGAGAATGCTGAGGATGACCACATCGACCAGCATGAACTCGCGCGCCTGCATCGCCATGTAACCGATACCGGATGAAGCGGCGATGGTTTCGGCGACGATGAGGGTGAGCCACATGATGCCGAGCGCAAAGCGCAGGCCGACAAAGATCGATGGCAGCGCGCCGGGAAAGATGACACGACGAAACAGCTCGCCCCGAGACATCC
The sequence above is drawn from the Afipia sp. P52-10 genome and encodes:
- a CDS encoding MalY/PatB family protein, whose amino-acid sequence is MNKLLAGLHPNPFEMSLATLQSRRSAKWNQYDRDVLPAFVAEMDFSVAAPIQAAIERIVQAGDYGYPMRDGQRAGQALAAAFAARMEHLYGWKLAPELVVPLSDLVQGTYAPILAFSDPGDGVILQTPNYPPFREAILSTKRRLIPLRMRDDGSRYAFNLADLERQVDKNTRIFVLCNPQNPTGRVFDRTELQSIARFALEHDLIVISDEIHSDLVYPGHRHTPFATLGADIAARTVTLNSATKSFNIPGLRSALVAFGSDELQARFHRRIPQKLTGQSNIIGIDATIAAWNECNGWLDAAMAHLLKARNRVAHVLATEAPAIHVHVPEATYLAWLDCSGIAMPTSAFQFFLDRARIGFSAGETFDPDCSQFVRFNFATSMPILDQILDRLVSAVKSTRGLPPARAAAQ
- a CDS encoding ATP-binding cassette domain-containing protein; amino-acid sequence: MGSRQIATALAPHIPLREGATRIAEAQPQSRADLHGLTLTIRGLRKAFGDNQVLRGVDLHIPAGQFVAIVGRSGCGKSTLLRLIAGLDNPQSGSIAFGQEAGARANVRVMFQEPRLLPWARVLSNVEVGLGVARKRSDAKARAERALADVRLTDKAAHWPATLSGGQKQRVALARALVSNPQVLAFDEPLGALDALTRITMQQLLEGVWRDQGFTAILVTHDVAEAIALADRVIVLEEGRISLDVPVDLPRPRQRGSAEIAALEGQILGRLLI